The DNA region gaactcatactcttccttgggctttgggctgatgggccgtcactgctgttgggcttgtttagttcgtaccccatcagtgTGCTGAATAAACAATGGATTTGGAGATGACACGTGTTGCAAGTATCCTTTTcaaattgattttaaaattttaagcaTTCAGTAGCGTCCAAATTTGGTTAAAGACTCTCTCGAAAATGTTCGCATAAATAGTAAAGTACTGTTAGAAACTTTGAATCAAGGTAAAAAGCAAACCATTGGCGCCACCTTTTTTGTAAGCAAAGCTGCTAAACGGCTACTCGATCACAGGCATGCTAGGCATTGCGAGTATATGTGCGCTTGATCGAGTACATGCACTCTTATCCGGGGCGTAACCTGAATTTTATTAAAGGAGGGGCAAAATATACTActtccgtcccggactacttgcacttatttcctttttgggcgtcccaagttatttgcactctttccatttttagtaaaaattatcacttACAGcagcaattgttgactttgctatacactcattccttaatctccgtgccgaacaggaaatgtgcgagtagtccgggacgaagggagtaatacacaagaaaaatttatgtatttgagAATGAGCATTTAGTGTGGTTGAAGTATATAATCAGAAatccatatataaatatataaataaatgaatggATGAGGAGGGGCATTTGGCCCATGTCCCTATAAGCTAGATCCGCCCCGGCTCTTGATATTACTCAGTAAACTGGTGTTGCGAGCACATGCGCTTGCCAATTGGTGATCATACAACGTGTTGGTAATCGTCTTTTTCTAGTGTTTTGTCGTATTTTATCTTCCAACTCCAACTCTAATTAATGAattaagtagtagtataaattagACATGCAAAGTTAAGAATTAAGTTCATGGAATTGCCTATTCGTACATTTTGTCCAAGTTACATTTAGTACTTAGTTAGAAACTTAGAATAGCCGGTAAACAACAATAAACTCTAATTTCATCGATAGATTTCCTTCACGTGATTAAAATGACACTATTTTAgtatttcttgtttttcttcaAAAGACAAGGCCCTTAATCAAGTAAATGCTCCGTATACCAATTAATACATGATTTTGGATACCACCTCTAAGTAGAATACATACTTATACAGATTACAATTCtaatataggagtatattaGTGCTTTATTAGACTAAATTGTCTTTATATCATCAATTGAGATCTAAAATGGGATAGATTAGGTATTAAAActttattactataatttagATTGTCTACCACGCATGATATTGATTATTGATATCTTAAATACATTGTAAATGACATCTCAATTAAACAGATCACCTCTTTATTGCATATTGTGTAATGCGTAGTAACACTAATTAACTTGCATCCTTCTTGTTGCTTTAAAATCACTTTACGTATAGTATTAGTTAGGTTAGAGCTCGAAATACAACGAACGCCATAGAATATGTTTTTCTTCTCAATAAGGCATTGAAATTTTCATCataataaaattttactattaaataatagtaatatgtATGATATCCACCTAATCTCGACGTTTATGTGCCGCTTTCTTTGATCCTAATTAAAGTATGTCTCCATTAGattatggagtactactataatttttatAGTAAATGCTTAATTGAGGTGCTCATTTGCTGACAGTTTTTCAAGTTGGATAGAATAAAAAAGTTCTTTTATTCTGAAAACAGAATAAGAAGTGCTACTAGTTGAAATGTCAAAACCGAATGTTGAAATGTCTAGATGCACTATATCAAGAAATTATTGGTGGGTATTTATTGCATTCACCCGACTCTTGCAATCAATATCATTAAATAAATCTCAAGTTATCTTATTGCTATTTAGAGCCACAGCCCAGAAAGAACCACAGATAAAGGATAAAGGTCCAAGTCCAACTTATGTATCATTCCACAACTAAaattcaaagccaaaaactCGAAAATTCTTGATGATAGCTATAAATCCAAGGACAAACAGCAAGCACTATTTAATCATTCGTGTAATCTAACAATACAAATTCTTAAGGAGACATGAAATTCAGACAAGCAGCAAAGCTTGATGAGACAAAATCCCCCAATTTCTAACAGTAACATACACATGCTATCAACGGATCATAAGAGAGGAGTTGGCAATATTGGATATACAGTTTACCAGGCATCCATGAAGCACGGCTCAGATTCAAACTCCATCATATGATGTTCTTCGCCATCACAACGTAATATCCAGACACCATGGTCTGAAAATGGATCTCAATCAATGAAAGGAGCTACTATCGCGCAAGATGGTGAAGGATGAtgatatacacacacacacacatacggGAGGCTACAGTGACATCACTCCTGATCTTCGGCAAACGTTCTGCCACTGGCGCATTCTGCCAGCGATTTTCCAGTGATTTCTCTCCCAAATCTCCATATGTAGTTCAGCCCAACGAGAAGCTCGGTGATCTGGGCTTCTGTCTTTACTTGATTTGCAAAGTAGAGCGTCTGGACAAGAAGGATGTTTGTTCTAGAGACCAAGCTCTGGTGCTCAAAGCTCCGCTCTGACTGCCATCTTGTCATGTTATGAGCAAGAGGGGCGAGCCATTCGAGTGTTTTTGACATAGCATCATTCCATTCATTTGCAAGAGATGTGTCATAAACTGATGAACTCAGGCTCTTTGCATAAGGCTTCAGCTTAGCCCTGAGGGATGCTCTGATGCTAGCTGGCAACATATTATATACATCGTCTCTAGCATCGTTCCCGATCAAGTGAGGAGACGCAACCAACTTCTCGATGAATATGATGAGATTTGCATAGTGCAGAGCTAGGGCGGAAGCACCAAGAGTTTCAGGAGGCGGATTCAACAGCTTGCTCTTCGATCCAACTATAGAGAAGTTTCCATCACTCGAGTTCCCATAAATCTTTCCATCCAGAACTCCAGAATGAGCATCACCAGGTATTAAGTAGCTGTTACTGGTCTGAGAACCATTTCCACCCATAACAGATCCAGTTAAAGGTCCTGACATGGTCATTTTATTTGGTTTTCGCTGAGAGATTTTCTCAGCTTTGTGAGATTTATCACGGAAATGCCACATCCTCAAAGAACTCTTGCTTGCTCTTGGAGCTGAAGTAGGATCGGGTTTGGTTGTCGAACTGGATAAGGGACCTGAATAATAACCACCAACACCATTATGTTTTCCAGAGATCGGATTAGACGTAGCCATTGAGTTCCCAAGAGGACCTGAACGGAAGTTGCCCAAGTTGTTTGTTCTCGCAGAGATGGACTCGCTTTGTGCACCCGTAGAAAATCTAGGGACATAATTTTCAGATGGATAAACAGATGATTGCATGAAGACAGTTGAGTGGCTACGTCGATTATTAGAATTAGAAATATCTATAACTCTCGAATTAGCCCCCATGTCAGCAATGTGGTTAACTCCAAAAACATGTCCAATCCTGCCATACGTGGTAAAAAGAGATCTTGCCATGAGGATAATGGTATAATCATACGTCCGACTCCAGAGAGAAGTTTCCTTGAGATGCTTCACCTCTTGACGCTTCCATGCAATCTTCTTCTCATAGTCAACCAATACAATGCTATCTGCGTTATCATTGCCCCTCATCCTCTTCAATGCCTGTTCAAGATCTGCGAGCGTCTCCATCTCTTGATACAAATTAGCATTTGCAACTATAAAACGTTCCATCTTCTTGACTTTTCTCTCCATCTTCTTCCATGAGAACTGCCAACCATATGTGTCTGTGCCACTCTTAATCAAATCGTTAAATGCTTGCTCAAAACTTCTCAGCAGGGGGTCGTTGCATTTCTTGGACAGCCTGGCCAACGCTCTTGCCACATGCACCAAATTTTCCATCATCTCCGCACAAATCAACTTCCCTATATATTCATCACTCTCCGATACAAGCTTCTTTATACCCAACGAGCTATTTATATCCTCTCTTAACCTAGCAACCTGCTTATCAGTCATTGATTGCCACAGGTGAAGCAGTTTAGTCATCAAGCTAGCAGCCTCAAATGACAAAACTGCAATCTTCGCCTTTTCagtatgaaactcattcttctTCGATGATGTCCACAGACTACGAAACCATGATTGGGTGACCATTTCAAAAACCAGATGACCGTTACTTTATTCCAAAGTGAAAGCTGTAAAAACAAGTGGAAGCTTATTGTTAAAAATGGCACAAGTTGCTATTGAgcaaagtagtactactattttacaATTAAGAAGATTGCAATGCTAATTTACTGGGAACGTTGTCAATATATATGCATAAAAAGAAATTGTAAAGCCTAAAACAGAAAGATATACTCCTATTTTGGTAGCCAGATACTACTAACTGTTTCGGCAAATTTGGTAGCCGAAATTTCTTTTTCTAGTTCTATCATCTTTATTTTccattcaaattttaataaaaaagaaatttcaTCTTTGCCTAGCATAAAAAAAGGTAAAACAATTGGAGCAaagtaaaaaatcaaaatgaaaacaGATGTAAACCGATTTCATCTTACCCGAGCATCAAATTCAACACATAAAGGGGAATAAAAAATAACTGCAATCCTTGAGCAAAAAGCAATGAAAAAAGAGTTCAAATGTTTCTCTTTTAGCTCCAACCTACTACAAATCTACTCAAAAGAACGAACATTACTAAAATGTACTCTTCATTTATCAAAACAGCTAAACATAATTCTATACCAATGTTTTTCCGTTTAACGGAAAAAAGTAAACACAAGACAAGCAGAATATAATAACAATATAAATGAGGGAAAAAAACAAATTAGGACTCATTTATGCTTACGTATAATTGCTCTTGAGGAGAGGAAACACAGACCACAAAATTGAATCTACTCCGGAATCAGTACAAATCACGAGGCTGTGGTCAAAGAGAAGGAATCAAAGCCAAAAAAAGACGAAAAATAGGAAATGGAAAGAGATGGGAAAGGTGGAAGAGTGGAGAGCAGCAAgcagatgagagagagagagagagagagagagaagggcaCATGCAGGAATTGAAGAAAGATAGAAACCGTGTGGaatttatgaataaatttaatACTCTGCTCCCTGACCCCATTCTTTGGCCTAATTCCACTTTTGCCCCGTTAGTTTACAATCTTCTGTTTTGGAATTTAGATATTACTACTAGTTAGTATTCAGTTTATGAATGATATgctataaaaatcatttaatttgCTGATATATGACGATAGTAAATACTAAGTACTACTTACTTACCAACTCAGTTGAATTGTAGCCTTGATTTGTAAAAATTAAGTtaatatatttcacttttttgaGTGAAAAAGTACTTTGGAAATCTTCGTGTCTGATAAAAGAAAATCATTAACGACGGACTAATTAATcgttcataatttaatttcaaataaattattaaattttatattttatttcgaCTCTATGAAAAAATATTCTACAACTTTCAGTTATATCCTAAAccattattaatttttcaaaccaTGAACCATATATATCACATACATTAGCTTTTTATACTTTCCATATATTAACTTCAAACAAATGTTGATTCAACTTTGAAGCACTAACAATAAAAGAATTTATCAACAATTTAtaggtgtatttatattttctccAAATGCTCTCTATTTTGAATTATGAACACTTTAATAGAATTTATCACTATtagtatttataaataaatatttgagTACCTGGAacattttttgtgtaattataTGCATCTTGTCTCTTAGTTATATTATCaaacttgattttttttaaaaattttgtatGAATTAAATTAGACAGTAATCTTTCACTCAAAACTCCATCTAGATATTGAAgttagtattaaatttttttatttttcatcctAAGGGCTTGATTGGTAGGGGCCAGAAAGTATGAAAAGAGCGAAAAAGGCACTGTGCGTTAGCCTTTTCCTATGTTTGGTAGGGGTTTCCATTATCAGCTGACCCGGTAAAAAATCGCCGGGTTTCATGGGAAGTGAGATAATTTTCTGAGATTGAGCCAAAACACTATCATGGGAATTTTGTGGTATaaggttttcttgatttgtgaGAAATCTTCAAAACCCAAAATGTCCCGAATTTGCCCTCAACTTCCCCCAACTTCCATTTTCGCAGGGCATCCACTACAAACTCCGATCTCAGCTTTCCAATTTTTGTGAGAACTGTTGGAAACGATTTTTGTCCTACAATTTCTCAGCAATCACAGTACAAAAGCGCTTCCACCACAACAAAACTCGAAAGCTACCGCTGATCTAGACAGTCTGAGATAGGTGCGTCGGTGGCTTTGACCACCAAATTATCCCACTATTTCGTCGCCCTAATTGGGAAATTTCCCCCCAGATTTGATGTTCGATAAATTCTTTTCACAGTTGTTGCATTGTTtgctaatttttcttttttctttaattttcacAGTTTTGGTGTGATTGTGCGAAGATATCATCTCAACGCAGCAAATCTCAATTTTTCTTCAGGTAACCCTCTCCCCCTCCTGGTTTGGGACTGTGTTTTCATAAGGATTGTGTAAGATTATTTCCTCAATTTGCCTTGGCATATCGATTTTTGTCAAATACTTCATTTACTGGTTGTTACATTTGTATATGTGGTTACCATTTTAGCTGTGGGTTTCAATATGTTTGTGTTCCCGAGTCAGTTGTTTGCTGTCATAATTTGAGTTGTTATATTGGCAGGTGATGCCATATTTGTGTTTGCTTGTTCAATGTGTGTTTGTTCTGTTTGTTTATGTTAGTGCAAGCAACATGATACTCTGATGACATTTGATGATATTCATGTTTTATTATGAACCGTCATTGATGTCATCCGAATCTCCAACCACCCCTTTGTATAGGATGGATAACAACAGACAGCGAAAACGGAAGGAGACCGAGACTGTTGTTATTATGCTCGAGGATATCGTCCGTAGAGGTCAGTTTTAGTACGCTCCCTTAAACTCTTGTTTTTCTTCATATAGTAAAATGTTAAATTAAAAGTCCGCCATTGACAAGATCATACAGGGCAATCAAAAGGGCCTCCTCCTCGCGTTTGGTCCACGAACGGCGAGTTCGGTCGCCCTTCACCTTCTCCAACTTCCCAACAATTGCTACACCTGCAAAATACGgcatcagtgaagtaaatgtACTGAACGACTATGAGCATGGAGTTAAATTATGCTCGAGGATAGAAACTCTCGATTCCAACTGAGTACCCTCATATATGAGTTTACCCTTTCCATCTGCAGACATTGCGTGTATATTAGAGTGAGAAGGGATAGTAGGCCTTCGGCTTTGGATGCCATTTGTGTACAAGTAACGAGATTATATGGAGGGAGATTGAGGGAGGGGATGGCGCCAAAGTCACGAATGTAGCCGCCATTTTTGTTTGTGGAAGTACTACCCATGGGTATAAGGTCATTTCATGGGCCAATGTGGGGATATCATTGTCATTTAACTAATTTTCCACATGTGCTAAATTTGCAAAATTCTCCCACCAAACATCAGCTTAGATGGTTTCTTAATCTGGGTAACTTTTACCAAAGATCCGATACTCTTTGAAAAGGATATCAAATAATACAAGAAAAAGTCTATATATGTAAATTCATGAAAACACTATCAATGAACCAATCACACCCTAAGATTATTACAAAATTTAGAGtatttaatattaaatgtaTCCAACTCAAAATAACTAGATTAAAAGGTATGAACTTTATTGCGTGATAATCCAAAACGGAAGACAGTATAagaacaaataaatgaataaaaaatcataaatgcttccaaattaaagtaaaaatatactatttgaaatgcaaaaattaaatatttggaGCGATACGGCGTGTAGTGTAATAGCATATGCACGAATGAATCTTTGAATTTTAGAGGGTAAAAAAAGTACACTACATTTTGCTTTTATATACTACAACAAtatgataaattaattaatggggaGTGTTCACAATAAAAGCAAATATTGGGTGAAAACGAGAATATCGGAGTGGCCCCAATCATTATAGGAGACCACGCGGAGAAATTTGAATTTACAAATTTGACCCCACGTCAATTTGAATTTGAAGTGACCGGTTCAAATTGACCCCACAACTGATTTCAAATCAGAAAAGCCGCCGGTCCAATCAGACCAGTGGCCTTTAAAAGAGTAGTGGGAGCATCTTTAAAAAAGATCTCTAATTCTCCGTTTACTTCTACAGTGACTTGATTCCGATCTCTTACACGAAATGGAAGCGTTTTCTTTGTTAATTGATATTGTTATttatctactccctccgtcccataaagatGGTCTCATTTCCCTTTTCACACtcattttacaaaaataataataaatagttaaagtagagataataatCTAGAGAATAGTCTTACctatattattctttctcttattttactatatttcaactttacctatttattactccctccgtcctgaactactcgcacatttccttttcggcacggagattaaggaatgagtgtatagcaaagtcaacaattgcggctgtaggtgataatttttactaaaaatggaaagagtacaaataacttgggacgcccagaaaggaaataagtgcaagtagtccgggacggagggagtactatttttacaaaatgagtaAAAAAATGAACTGTGACAATCTTTcttgggaaggagggagtataaaaattaaaaaagagcCGTAAAAGTTAGTGTCCGATAACACGTGTTGGCGTGTGAAATTGGTACATCGCTTTCCTTCAATGCAGCACACCGATGTGAGAAGTATTTAGCGTTGCTAGTGTTTTAAGTAGTAGAATGATAAATGTTATTGATATGCTCACAATTAATTTGCCACTAGGTAAATGTATATAGTACTTTAGATAGGTACTCCTATTTCTCTACTTAaaagaattataaaaaaattccatTTTAATAGGGGTGGATCTAATAATTAAAGAGATTGACCAAGTCTGTCACTCATTAGCCATTAGCCCATTACTACTAAAAGTGGGACCAAAATTTCCATCTTAGTATGATAATTATGGTGTTTTGAGGGAGATTATACATTTATGTCTATCTTATTTTAAGAAGCTTCAATTTGCCCCCTAGAAAAAACCTTCTACTTTTAAATTGTAGTTATCTTTGAAACTCTAAATTGTAATGATTATTGAGTTCATAGTTGAAGACATGACACaacattataaaaaaagatTTCGTTGCATATGTAATTGGAAATTTCAATTGACTTTTTAAGGCGACATGATAAGATTTTGTAAAGCTTCTTTTTAAAGTGGAATAAGCGTTCCTACTTTAGATAGTTATTAATTGATTTTTGTGCTTTTTTGTCATAAAGAAAGCTGTTTTTGTTTGTAGATTTACTTTTCTAGTAGTAGAATTTAAGCCCACGTCTCATGTGGTCACTAATTCAATTATGTGGTGTACATCTTGATACTTATTTGACCATAACATCATTTTTTcacttttaaaataatatttggtTAATAATTTAATCTATTACGATGTTTACTGTTTTTTTCCAACTTTTTTGTAATCCTTAAAatttactattaattttatctCTATCTTTagtaattttatcaaatttataaTGAATGAAGTTACTAGATATCCATATACATTCGATCTCTAATTATCTCAATCTTAATATCATGCAATGGAAACTATATCATTTGAACTCTTTTAACCAAAGTTTGGACTCAAATCTTCATTAGTAGTACTTTGGAATTGTATAATTGCAGATTTTGTTGACTCGTAATTTGAATGTAACAAGTTAACAACTAACAACATTGATTATAGGGTGATTTTCTCGTGTGCTTGCAATAGGAAtattacaattatttaatatcCATGTTACTAACTTTTTAACATAAAACTATATATCTTTCATAAAGAGAAAACTACAGTATCATTTTCTCCCATAATTTAACATTGCTTTTCAAAATTAGCCCCAAACCTTTTTTATTTGGTGTATTTTTTAACATTCTATAAAATGAACAATCCATATAAATTCAAGTTAATTTTGCAGTTATTGTAAATTAAGCTAAAAATAGGTCAAAGTTGGGAATATTCTTTAACAAATTGAATGTGTGTGCTGTGGAGATGTATATTGAGTCATAAAAGTTAAATTAGTCATTGAACCCGTGACCGTGAGTTGGTTTttcttttaagaaatgtttTCCAATTTTGGAGTGTTATAACCCAGCTTAAAGAATGGAGACTTTGAAATCGTCAATTTCGTGtgcatataaaaaaaattctgttATAAGAATGGGTGAATAAATGACTTATccataattaagaaaaaatatgttTAATAGTATAAAAGATATATTATCGAGTTGGATAAATTAAAGaaattctttaatttatttaaccaAACAATTAAATACTATGAATCAACAGGGTGTATAGCTTTATTCCATAAGCACTACATACATAACTCAAATttctttctttaatttatttaaccaaacaattaaaatgttaaaacagGCTGCATAGCATAGCTATATTAAGTACTAGTGCACTATCTATATAAGTCAACTTTCATTATGCccaaaaaaattgtaaatttcATGCCTTGAGCCAAGTAAACCCAATCACCAAACCTTATTATAGCAAACATAGACCTCATCTTTTTGTCTTTAAAAAATGACCAAATATTTAGGTCAACGGTTTAGCACAAAATTAGActtcattttatatattattcacTCGAACTATATATATTTCTACAAGACTAGATGGTAACAACTTATACGTAAATTCTTTCAACTTTTAAAACTTTGTATCTTAAGAAGAAGAcgcttaattattttaataactAATTATTCTTGAACTTATTtgatcattttatcatttaaatacTCAATTTCACctttttttattactaatttATTATACTTATTACCTAAAAAACACTCTCAGACCGAAGCTCAAACCTTCTAGGAGTATATTATAGTGATATGAAATTATCCGATATTGAATTGACCAAGATTAATTTTGTCATAAGAGAAAGACGGAGATTTATAATTTATGACTAAACTTATGTGACATTATTCCGATAACGAGTATTCGCCGAATCCACATAATCAAAGAATATACTACATAAGATTCAGTTTTATGTAATGTATGCAATTGAACATTTGTTGATCCAGATTCAGCCATTTCAAAGCTATTGGTATTGGATCT from Salvia splendens isolate huo1 chromosome 9, SspV2, whole genome shotgun sequence includes:
- the LOC121749349 gene encoding uncharacterized protein LOC121749349 — encoded protein: MVTQSWFRSLWTSSKKNEFHTEKAKIAVLSFEAASLMTKLLHLWQSMTDKQVARLREDINSSLGIKKLVSESDEYIGKLICAEMMENLVHVARALARLSKKCNDPLLRSFEQAFNDLIKSGTDTYGWQFSWKKMERKVKKMERFIVANANLYQEMETLADLEQALKRMRGNDNADSIVLVDYEKKIAWKRQEVKHLKETSLWSRTYDYTIILMARSLFTTYGRIGHVFGVNHIADMGANSRVIDISNSNNRRSHSTVFMQSSVYPSENYVPRFSTGAQSESISARTNNLGNFRSGPLGNSMATSNPISGKHNGVGGYYSGPLSSSTTKPDPTSAPRASKSSLRMWHFRDKSHKAEKISQRKPNKMTMSGPLTGSVMGGNGSQTSNSYLIPGDAHSGVLDGKIYGNSSDGNFSIVGSKSKLLNPPPETLGASALALHYANLIIFIEKLVASPHLIGNDARDDVYNMLPASIRASLRAKLKPYAKSLSSSVYDTSLANEWNDAMSKTLEWLAPLAHNMTRWQSERSFEHQSLVSRTNILLVQTLYFANQVKTEAQITELLVGLNYIWRFGREITGKSLAECASGRTFAEDQE